A single genomic interval of Mucilaginibacter boryungensis harbors:
- a CDS encoding 7TM diverse intracellular signaling domain-containing protein translates to MRIPILKRLFVAFMLLLPFNLAAQQLVPIDSTIQEHVFGAKQIKWLPDSNGSLTLQQVMSQEYDRKFNENKAYYPQNYNLHTWYWYKIKVRFNQTMKGRDCLIEFFDQTTDDITAFIPDTNGNYISSRAGAKFNFKDRLFRHKNFEFKVLNYKKGEYTYYFRVKSVEQVNVIIVYRRIDYFIHYALTEYLTYGLFYGMILIFCFHNLLMFMAVKRLQYLFYVLYILSVGFYEMSVDGIAFQYLWPKSPAWNEYAYGIALYMISVFALIFTKELLQVKTRAKSLYNLINVVLVLRTLYFIYCFLFNKSFFIYKFVDAIPLAVAFYTGIKVWSEGFKPARFFVLGYTFLFIGFLIKLSVVLGLFPILNRVLGHYSLSLSFVLEMVFLSFSIGDQVRLLRREKDEAQEETIRQMAINVELKDSINRELEHQVKIRTAEVIQKSDEIIKQSHIIEEQNEELLATNEQLELQAAEISRMNQLLQKDNIQLKTNIEKVTDARALSTELSFEEFSAKYPDQETCYKFLSELKWANGYQCSRCGNNNYCGGRMPYSRRCTKCTYEESALQKTIFHNNRIPINKAFYLVYLMYTSKGTISSHQLSEKLEIRQSTCWSYAIRVKKAMAERKKESKKGSTQGWSKLVIENS, encoded by the coding sequence GTATACCTATACTAAAAAGGCTTTTTGTTGCTTTTATGCTTTTGCTGCCATTCAATTTAGCGGCGCAGCAGTTGGTGCCGATTGACAGTACTATCCAGGAACATGTATTCGGGGCCAAACAGATCAAATGGCTGCCTGATAGTAATGGTTCGTTAACCCTGCAGCAGGTAATGTCGCAGGAATATGACCGGAAGTTTAACGAGAATAAAGCTTACTATCCTCAAAATTACAATCTGCATACCTGGTATTGGTATAAAATTAAGGTGCGGTTTAATCAGACTATGAAGGGTAGGGATTGCCTGATAGAGTTTTTTGACCAAACTACCGATGATATAACCGCTTTTATTCCGGACACGAACGGCAATTATATCTCATCGCGCGCAGGCGCCAAATTTAATTTTAAGGACAGGCTTTTCAGGCATAAAAACTTCGAGTTTAAAGTGCTGAACTATAAAAAAGGCGAGTATACTTACTATTTCAGGGTAAAATCGGTCGAGCAGGTTAACGTAATTATAGTATACCGCAGGATTGATTACTTTATCCATTACGCGCTTACTGAATATCTTACCTATGGCCTTTTCTACGGCATGATCTTGATATTCTGCTTCCACAACCTGCTCATGTTTATGGCGGTAAAGCGGTTGCAATATCTGTTTTATGTATTATATATATTAAGCGTAGGCTTTTATGAGATGAGCGTGGATGGCATTGCCTTCCAATACCTGTGGCCGAAATCGCCCGCCTGGAATGAGTATGCCTATGGTATTGCCTTGTATATGATCAGCGTATTTGCACTGATATTTACTAAAGAGTTATTACAGGTGAAAACCCGCGCCAAAAGTTTGTACAACCTAATAAATGTGGTGTTAGTTTTGCGCACGTTATACTTTATTTATTGTTTTCTTTTCAATAAAAGCTTCTTCATTTACAAGTTTGTTGATGCTATTCCGCTGGCCGTGGCCTTTTATACAGGCATAAAAGTTTGGAGCGAAGGGTTTAAACCCGCCCGCTTTTTTGTACTTGGCTATACCTTCCTGTTTATTGGGTTTTTAATAAAGTTATCGGTAGTACTGGGGCTTTTCCCTATTTTGAACCGGGTGCTGGGGCATTACAGTTTAAGTTTATCATTTGTGTTGGAAATGGTTTTCCTGTCATTTTCCATCGGCGACCAGGTGCGGTTGCTGCGCAGGGAAAAAGATGAAGCTCAGGAAGAGACCATCAGACAAATGGCTATAAATGTTGAGCTGAAGGATTCCATTAACCGGGAACTGGAGCACCAGGTGAAGATACGTACCGCCGAAGTGATCCAGAAATCAGATGAGATCATTAAGCAATCGCACATTATAGAGGAACAGAACGAAGAACTGCTGGCCACTAATGAACAACTGGAATTGCAGGCCGCCGAAATATCGCGCATGAACCAGTTGCTGCAAAAAGATAATATCCAGCTGAAGACCAATATTGAAAAAGTGACCGATGCCCGGGCACTGTCAACCGAGTTAAGCTTTGAAGAGTTTAGCGCCAAATATCCCGATCAGGAAACCTGCTATAAATTCCTTTCAGAACTAAAGTGGGCAAATGGGTATCAGTGTTCGCGCTGTGGTAACAATAACTATTGTGGCGGGCGCATGCCTTACAGCAGGCGTTGTACTAAATGTACCTATGAAGAATCGGCACTACAAAAAACCATATTCCATAATAACCGCATACCTATAAATAAAGCTTTTTATTTGGTGTATCTGATGTATACCAGCAAAGGCACCATCTCATCACATCAACTCTCTGAAAAACTGGAAATTAGGCAAAGTACCTGCTGGTCGTATGCTATCCGTGTTAAAAAAGCCATGGCCGAGCGTAAAAAGGAATCAAAGAAGGGAAGTACCCAAGGCTGGAGCAAATTGGTAATCGAAAATTCGTAA
- a CDS encoding RagB/SusD family nutrient uptake outer membrane protein has protein sequence MKKINKSIITAFAVAAVIIADGCTKRADLTPDPLSKLTPDQTLNTPAAFKSAIETLNLTMRTEYFGDSAPMLTESIFTDSGVEGTTDKTTPAQDLNARITPTANLDSDDYNKIGRYWYMWWQGVHDANVVISRIDNATWPTTAARNAVLGAAYFHRAYRYYRLTHQFGDVPLILKEETAVNTSYYSTQRLVILKQMKTDLEFAAANLPVTVDKGEISKGAANHLLTKVNLALGLFDDAIASATAVINGPYHLMTSRFGIVANDATRNVIWDLHRPENKSLGSNTEAILNVIDRETLDGATPNGSQIMRNNIPMWHNGTILTPVGHKPGIVDAVTAEFPLTLYYGRGIGRARPTSYATQAIWADSGPDLRHAPGNWINMTDLVYNNAALKTSDPSAYGQHLVQYTAATVNSVFLNGAKDTIRAWFSWPHYKIFVNPGGVNVLTSASDKWWSPPRGTNTDWYIFREAETYILRAEAYVWKGQTALAMADLNVVRARAQATLFTDPSKINIGTILDERQRELYWEEPRKTELTRIAFIFAQTGIPSYTGKVYNTANFSTDNFFYDRIMAKNDFYRNPAVVTNSGNHFTISPYHVLWPIPQSDIDLNINGHLNQNKGYAGSETNVPALDHIVP, from the coding sequence ATGAAAAAAATAAATAAAAGTATTATAACAGCCTTTGCAGTTGCAGCTGTTATTATTGCCGATGGTTGTACTAAAAGAGCCGATCTTACACCCGATCCTCTTTCGAAACTAACCCCCGATCAAACGTTAAATACCCCTGCGGCATTTAAAAGCGCAATAGAAACCTTAAACCTTACTATGCGTACCGAATACTTTGGCGATTCGGCGCCTATGCTTACCGAATCTATTTTTACAGATTCGGGTGTAGAGGGTACAACAGATAAAACTACCCCAGCCCAGGACCTGAATGCGCGTATTACGCCAACCGCTAACCTGGACAGTGATGACTACAACAAAATTGGGCGTTACTGGTATATGTGGTGGCAAGGCGTGCATGATGCTAATGTGGTCATCTCGCGCATAGATAACGCTACCTGGCCAACAACGGCAGCACGTAACGCGGTACTTGGCGCGGCATATTTTCACCGTGCTTACCGCTATTACCGTTTAACACATCAGTTTGGTGATGTGCCATTGATTTTAAAAGAAGAAACCGCAGTAAATACTTCTTATTATAGTACACAGCGTTTAGTGATTTTAAAACAAATGAAAACCGATTTGGAATTTGCAGCAGCAAACCTCCCGGTAACGGTAGATAAGGGCGAGATATCAAAAGGCGCTGCTAATCATTTACTTACCAAAGTTAATCTGGCATTAGGTTTATTTGACGACGCAATCGCATCGGCCACAGCCGTAATTAATGGTCCTTATCATTTAATGACCAGCCGTTTTGGTATTGTAGCTAATGACGCAACCAGGAACGTGATATGGGATCTGCACCGTCCGGAAAATAAATCGTTAGGCTCAAATACTGAAGCTATATTAAACGTAATTGACCGTGAAACCTTAGACGGCGCTACACCAAACGGTTCGCAAATTATGCGTAACAATATACCTATGTGGCATAACGGTACTATTTTAACACCTGTTGGCCACAAACCGGGTATTGTTGACGCGGTAACCGCCGAATTCCCCCTCACATTGTATTATGGCCGTGGTATTGGCCGTGCCCGCCCTACATCATACGCCACACAAGCTATATGGGCTGATAGCGGCCCTGATTTGCGCCACGCACCGGGTAACTGGATAAACATGACAGACCTTGTTTACAATAATGCTGCATTAAAAACATCCGATCCTTCGGCTTATGGCCAACATCTGGTGCAATATACAGCAGCTACAGTGAACAGTGTTTTCCTGAATGGGGCAAAGGATACCATACGTGCGTGGTTTAGCTGGCCGCATTACAAAATATTTGTAAACCCTGGTGGTGTTAATGTTTTAACCTCAGCATCCGACAAATGGTGGAGCCCGCCGCGCGGCACCAATACAGATTGGTACATCTTCCGCGAAGCGGAAACGTATATCTTACGTGCTGAAGCATATGTGTGGAAAGGGCAGACCGCTTTAGCTATGGCCGATTTAAACGTAGTAAGGGCGCGTGCGCAAGCCACACTATTCACCGATCCGTCCAAGATCAATATCGGTACCATACTTGACGAGCGCCAAAGGGAATTATATTGGGAAGAACCGCGTAAAACCGAACTTACCCGTATAGCTTTCATTTTTGCACAAACAGGTATACCATCATACACCGGTAAGGTTTACAACACGGCTAATTTTTCGACCGATAATTTCTTCTACGATCGTATTATGGCCAAGAACGATTTTTACCGGAACCCTGCGGTTGTTACCAACTCGGGTAATCACTTTACCATTTCGCCTTATCACGTATTGTGGCCAATCCCGCAATCGGATATTGATTTGAATATTAACGGGCACCTTAATCAAAACAAAGGATATGCAGGCTCGGAAACGAATGTGCCGGCGCTTGATCACATAGTGCCATAG
- a CDS encoding class I SAM-dependent methyltransferase, giving the protein MEQNLTDRNFWKAFWESKKDLIFSIKPDYYFGSIMAKLITDKGVKTAIELGGFPGYYATYLKKYQHLDTTLFDYYIDEDIINRLLEKNGLKPGDIHIIESDLFTYQTQQLYDMVLSFGLIEHFSDTKDIISRHLQFLKPGGVLFITLPNFKGVNGWVQRKFDRSNYDKHFIESMNLQLLAQTCRDLGLTEVESFYHGKFSVWLENRAEQSGLVKGLVKTIWLAGKGFTKILPIETKVFSPYIVLKAIK; this is encoded by the coding sequence ATGGAGCAAAATTTAACAGACCGTAACTTTTGGAAGGCTTTTTGGGAATCGAAAAAAGACCTGATATTTTCTATTAAACCCGATTATTATTTCGGCAGCATTATGGCGAAGCTGATCACTGATAAGGGCGTAAAAACGGCTATTGAATTGGGGGGCTTCCCCGGCTATTATGCTACCTACCTGAAGAAATATCAGCATTTAGATACAACATTGTTTGATTATTATATAGACGAGGATATTATTAACCGCCTGCTGGAAAAGAACGGACTTAAACCCGGCGATATCCATATCATTGAATCAGACCTGTTTACTTATCAAACACAGCAATTGTATGATATGGTGCTTTCCTTTGGTTTGATAGAGCATTTCAGCGATACCAAAGATATTATCAGCCGCCACCTGCAGTTTTTGAAACCGGGTGGGGTGCTGTTTATCACGCTGCCAAACTTTAAAGGGGTTAACGGCTGGGTGCAGCGCAAGTTCGACCGTAGTAATTACGATAAGCACTTCATTGAAAGTATGAACCTGCAACTCCTGGCTCAAACATGCCGCGATTTAGGTTTAACCGAAGTAGAATCATTTTATCATGGTAAATTCTCGGTATGGCTGGAGAACCGCGCCGAGCAAAGCGGTTTGGTGAAAGGTTTGGTGAAAACCATTTGGCTGGCCGGAAAGGGGTTCACAAAAATTCTCCCGATAGAAACAAAGGTGTTTTCGCCATATATTGTTTTAAAGGCAATTAAGTAA
- a CDS encoding SusC/RagA family TonB-linked outer membrane protein, with product MKKQITLLITVLLTACLYSFAQTNVKGTVSDSKNTPIPGATVKVKETGKAVATDINGNYTISAAANSTLIFSSVGYTTVEQKVNNRSTVNVQLADDSKQLSDVVVIGYGTRAVKDVTGAISSVKAEKLENENPTSVTDLIRGNVPGITVSMNTSAKGGGAGDLLVRGKATLSANTQPLIVLDGVIYNGQLADINPNDIERVDILRDPSALAVYGSTSAAGVVAVTTKKGKNGAPQITLNANTGISQLEKNQKFYGPEGFLNWRADGARSSNTTNPYYFYSNPNALPDGVTLAQFMGTSTGDPTTVWLQRLGLQNNEIANYFAGKTTDWAKLVFRNGLRQDYTASLSGRNDNTNYYMSGNFTKNQNLIQGGEYKNYRVRVNLEGKASKFLTVGVNAQFASRDEGGNEADWNQIINSSPYGDMYLADGVTLRRIDTDDSGLNQRNPFLAMHYNQTVAVQNVLFANMFAKVNLPFGILYTLNYSPSIEAYRNFNFIPVANPNELAGGEVSRTMENRYRYNLDNILSWNKTFGIHNFDVTGLLNKEKYQSWYTSTSNSNLSPSDLLGYHSVGAGTLPIESSDDRVYNADALMGRVNYTLMGRYILTGTIRRDGFSPFGLQYPRATYKSGALAWILSDESFMKTDKFKWLNFAKLRLGYGDNGNRLTAGSGTSTVDPLVALAVLASPKYPTVTSAGVVTNNPTLVATSLQNPNLKWERTTGINIGLDFTILNNRLNGSIDLYNRKTTNLIVRRALSAIQGLNDSQIPLTGTTYLSNNSSLFSNIGEVNNKGFEINLNGKILSTKNFRWDASGNFFVNRNKIVHLYGSQTIVDAAGNTTTVEKDDIGNGWFIGHDVNTVWDYNIQGVWKTTEATEAATYGAKPGDFKLQDVNGDHVYTNADKQFLGSTSGLWNWSLRNDFNIYKNFDFSFLIVSQIGQLRKYNQALNNPGSVGFARQSSYVLPYWTPDNQIDNYARLSSGSEGTTINVWRKASFARVQTVSVGYTFNKNLVKKVGMQSAKIFASANNLWVYDPSWDFWDPQNDGPTPRLLSVGLNVTF from the coding sequence ATGAAAAAACAAATTACTCTTCTTATTACTGTTTTACTTACTGCCTGCCTGTACTCTTTTGCGCAAACTAACGTGAAGGGCACGGTATCAGATAGTAAAAACACGCCCATTCCCGGGGCAACCGTAAAGGTTAAAGAAACGGGAAAAGCCGTAGCTACCGATATTAACGGTAATTACACCATATCCGCTGCTGCAAACAGCACGCTGATATTTTCAAGTGTTGGTTATACAACAGTTGAACAAAAGGTAAATAACCGCAGCACGGTAAACGTACAGCTTGCCGATGATAGCAAGCAGTTAAGCGACGTAGTGGTTATCGGTTATGGTACACGCGCGGTAAAAGATGTTACCGGCGCTATCTCAAGTGTTAAGGCTGAAAAGTTGGAGAACGAAAATCCAACCAGTGTTACAGATCTGATCAGGGGTAATGTACCGGGTATCACTGTAAGTATGAATACATCTGCTAAAGGCGGTGGCGCCGGCGATTTATTAGTGCGTGGTAAGGCAACATTATCGGCTAATACACAACCTTTAATTGTGTTGGACGGGGTTATATACAATGGACAACTGGCCGATATCAATCCAAATGATATTGAACGTGTAGATATTTTGCGCGATCCAAGCGCCCTGGCTGTTTACGGTTCAACATCGGCAGCAGGTGTTGTAGCTGTTACTACTAAAAAGGGTAAGAACGGTGCACCGCAAATTACTTTAAACGCTAATACCGGTATTTCGCAGTTAGAGAAAAATCAAAAATTTTATGGCCCCGAGGGCTTTTTGAACTGGCGGGCCGACGGTGCGCGTAGTTCAAACACCACCAACCCGTATTATTTTTACAGCAACCCTAATGCTTTGCCTGATGGTGTTACCTTAGCGCAATTTATGGGTACATCAACCGGCGACCCAACCACTGTTTGGCTGCAACGTTTAGGTTTGCAAAACAACGAGATTGCCAATTACTTTGCCGGTAAAACTACCGATTGGGCTAAACTGGTATTCCGTAATGGCCTGCGCCAGGATTATACTGCGAGTTTATCGGGCCGTAACGATAATACCAACTATTATATGTCGGGTAATTTTACCAAAAACCAAAACCTGATACAAGGGGGCGAATACAAAAACTATCGCGTACGTGTAAACCTTGAGGGCAAAGCTTCAAAGTTTTTAACAGTTGGTGTTAACGCCCAGTTTGCCAGCCGTGATGAAGGCGGTAACGAGGCCGACTGGAACCAGATCATCAACTCATCGCCTTATGGTGATATGTACCTGGCCGATGGTGTTACCCTGCGTCGTATTGATACCGATGATAGCGGTTTGAACCAGCGTAACCCTTTCCTGGCTATGCATTATAACCAAACTGTGGCCGTGCAAAATGTTTTATTTGCCAATATGTTTGCCAAGGTAAATCTGCCTTTCGGGATATTATATACCTTAAACTATAGCCCTTCTATTGAAGCGTACCGCAACTTTAACTTTATCCCGGTGGCTAACCCTAACGAATTGGCGGGTGGCGAGGTATCGCGTACGATGGAAAACAGGTACCGCTACAACCTGGATAACATCCTGTCATGGAATAAAACATTCGGTATCCACAATTTTGATGTTACAGGGTTATTAAATAAAGAGAAATACCAATCATGGTATACCTCTACTTCAAACTCTAACTTATCGCCAAGCGATCTTTTAGGATACCACAGCGTTGGTGCCGGTACGTTGCCAATTGAAAGCAGCGATGACCGCGTGTATAACGCCGATGCTTTGATGGGCCGTGTTAACTATACCCTGATGGGGCGTTATATTTTAACCGGTACTATCCGCCGCGACGGCTTCTCCCCATTTGGTTTGCAATACCCAAGGGCTACCTATAAATCGGGTGCCTTAGCCTGGATACTGAGCGATGAGAGCTTTATGAAAACCGATAAGTTTAAATGGCTGAATTTTGCAAAACTGCGCTTAGGTTATGGTGATAACGGTAACCGTTTAACCGCAGGGTCAGGAACCAGTACGGTTGACCCATTAGTGGCACTGGCCGTGCTGGCAAGCCCCAAATATCCAACAGTAACATCGGCCGGTGTGGTAACTAATAACCCAACACTGGTGGCAACATCATTGCAAAACCCTAACCTGAAATGGGAGCGTACTACAGGGATTAACATTGGTTTGGACTTCACTATACTGAACAATCGCCTAAATGGTAGTATTGATTTGTATAACCGTAAAACTACCAACCTTATTGTAAGGCGTGCGTTATCGGCCATACAAGGGTTAAACGATTCACAGATCCCACTTACGGGAACTACTTATTTAAGCAATAATTCCAGCTTATTTTCAAACATTGGCGAGGTTAATAATAAAGGCTTCGAGATTAACCTGAATGGGAAAATATTAAGCACCAAAAACTTTAGGTGGGATGCTTCGGGCAACTTCTTTGTTAACCGTAATAAAATTGTGCACCTATACGGTTCACAAACCATTGTTGATGCTGCGGGAAACACCACCACGGTTGAAAAAGATGATATTGGCAACGGCTGGTTTATTGGCCACGATGTAAACACTGTTTGGGATTATAATATCCAGGGTGTATGGAAAACTACTGAAGCTACGGAGGCTGCTACCTATGGTGCTAAGCCTGGCGACTTTAAATTACAGGATGTAAACGGAGACCACGTTTATACTAATGCCGATAAGCAATTTTTGGGTAGCACAAGCGGCTTGTGGAACTGGTCGTTACGCAACGATTTTAATATCTACAAAAACTTCGATTTTTCATTCCTTATCGTATCGCAAATTGGCCAGCTAAGAAAGTATAACCAGGCGCTTAATAACCCCGGCAGCGTTGGTTTCGCCCGCCAGAGCTCATATGTATTGCCTTACTGGACACCTGATAACCAGATTGACAATTATGCGCGTTTAAGTTCAGGATCTGAAGGTACCACTATAAACGTTTGGCGTAAGGCATCATTTGCCAGGGTTCAAACCGTATCTGTAGGTTACACATTTAACAAGAACCTGGTTAAAAAAGTAGGCATGCAAAGCGCTAAAATATTTGCGAGCGCCAACAATTTGTGGGTATATGACCCAAGCTGGGATTTTTGGGACCCGCAAAATGATGGCCCAACACCACGCTTATTATCTGTAGGCTTAAACGTAACTTTTTAA
- a CDS encoding glycosyltransferase family 2 protein gives MPPVAPVLSVITIVYNNVKDIERTMLSVINQTHPNIEYIIIDGLSTDGTLDVISKYQDRISKLISETDEGIYDAMNKGLAAATGDYVIFMNSGDEFYSNDTVAKVFVTSPGADIYYGETEMINDRLESLGRRRHRVPENFTWRDFKYGMSVSHQAIYIRRELAEPYDRQYQLSSDIDWIIRAAKKAKKIVKIDGYVARYLVGGMSKKRHRQSLNERFDIMKRHYGLIPTLLNHVVIAAKLGWHKLWHKTTND, from the coding sequence ATGCCCCCTGTTGCACCTGTCCTATCGGTTATTACCATTGTTTACAATAATGTAAAGGATATTGAACGCACAATGCTTTCGGTCATCAATCAAACCCATCCAAATATTGAATATATAATAATAGATGGCCTTTCAACCGATGGAACACTTGATGTCATCAGCAAATACCAAGACCGCATAAGCAAACTCATCAGCGAAACGGATGAAGGTATTTATGACGCCATGAACAAAGGCCTGGCCGCGGCTACCGGTGACTATGTGATATTTATGAACAGCGGCGACGAGTTTTATAGTAACGATACCGTAGCCAAAGTATTTGTTACCAGCCCGGGTGCCGATATTTATTATGGCGAAACCGAAATGATAAACGACCGGTTAGAAAGTCTTGGCCGGCGCCGGCATAGAGTGCCCGAAAACTTCACCTGGCGCGATTTTAAATATGGCATGAGTGTTAGTCACCAGGCCATTTATATCCGCCGGGAATTGGCTGAACCTTATGACCGCCAATACCAGTTAAGTTCAGACATCGACTGGATCATTCGCGCGGCTAAGAAAGCCAAAAAGATAGTGAAGATTGATGGTTATGTAGCCAGATACTTGGTAGGCGGCATGTCCAAAAAACGCCATCGCCAAAGTTTAAACGAGCGTTTCGACATTATGAAACGACATTACGGTTTAATCCCCACGCTATTAAACCATGTGGTAATTGCAGCCAAACTGGGCTGGCATAAGTTGTGGCACAAAACCACTAACGATTAA
- a CDS encoding glycosyltransferase family 4 protein yields the protein MKVTLINTSDAGGGAPAACMRLLKALQFRQVDTHLLVQKKQTGGDRVYPTATGIWAKLRATYNFFAERIPFIVFDADTKWVRFAFSTAKRGTDISGEALVKNADLLHLHWINQGFLSTNDLIRLVRLGKPVVWTLHDMWAFTGGCHYAGDCNHFLHQCGYCWMLKDPDAKDLSNKGWLRKMHLLSDTESIVFVTCSNWLADTARQSSLLKGYRIEAIPNPIDTEIFSPKNNNVTRQKWGIPPHKKIILFGAANIMDRRKGIVYLIEALEKLRDTYTDEVEIVIFGKNKLFDVTVLPFKVYELNVINSQYDIAELYSLADVFVTPAIEDNLPNTVMEALACGTPVVAFNTGGIPDMVDHLQNGYLAEYKSSADFAAGIRFVLDSSNAQTLAVNARNKVLQNFTNEIVADKYIALYKSLL from the coding sequence ATGAAAGTTACCCTTATTAACACGTCCGATGCCGGTGGCGGAGCACCCGCGGCTTGCATGCGTTTGCTGAAGGCTTTGCAATTTAGACAGGTAGACACACACTTACTGGTACAAAAAAAACAGACAGGTGGTGATCGTGTATATCCCACCGCAACAGGCATATGGGCCAAACTAAGGGCAACCTATAATTTTTTTGCCGAACGGATTCCTTTTATTGTTTTTGATGCAGATACCAAATGGGTAAGGTTTGCCTTCTCTACCGCTAAACGGGGCACAGATATCTCAGGCGAAGCGCTAGTAAAAAATGCCGATCTGCTGCATCTGCATTGGATCAACCAGGGCTTTCTTTCTACCAATGACTTAATTAGATTAGTGCGGCTGGGTAAACCGGTGGTATGGACCCTGCACGATATGTGGGCCTTTACCGGCGGCTGCCATTACGCCGGCGATTGCAATCATTTTTTACATCAATGTGGTTACTGCTGGATGCTGAAAGACCCCGATGCAAAAGACCTGTCTAATAAGGGCTGGCTACGCAAAATGCACTTACTATCTGATACCGAAAGTATCGTGTTTGTAACCTGCAGCAACTGGCTGGCCGATACGGCCCGGCAAAGTTCGTTGCTGAAAGGTTACCGAATAGAAGCTATACCTAACCCTATCGATACCGAAATTTTTTCACCGAAGAATAATAATGTTACCCGTCAGAAATGGGGAATACCACCTCATAAAAAGATCATTCTTTTTGGGGCTGCCAATATTATGGACCGCCGCAAAGGTATAGTTTACCTTATAGAGGCTTTAGAGAAGCTAAGAGATACTTATACCGATGAAGTAGAGATAGTTATCTTTGGAAAAAATAAGTTATTTGACGTAACTGTATTACCTTTTAAGGTATATGAACTGAACGTGATCAATTCGCAGTATGATATTGCCGAACTCTACAGCCTGGCAGATGTTTTTGTAACGCCTGCTATTGAAGATAACCTGCCTAACACGGTAATGGAAGCGCTGGCTTGCGGTACGCCTGTGGTTGCGTTTAATACTGGAGGTATACCAGATATGGTAGATCATTTGCAAAACGGTTATCTTGCCGAATACAAATCTTCGGCCGATTTTGCCGCGGGGATACGTTTTGTGCTGGATAGTTCCAACGCGCAAACTTTAGCCGTTAATGCCCGCAATAAAGTGCTGCAAAATTTCACTAATGAAATAGTAGCGGATAAGTATATTGCCCTTTATAAATCCTTACTTTAA
- a CDS encoding serine acetyltransferase produces MDFFTYLFCDWKANRGNPKGKLVMLMFRLVQYVNRYLLLKIIFIPYLIWYRFFVEWVLCIELPRKLTIGKGLALYHGQALVVNLRTIIGENCTLRNGITIGHKKLADGTLSGSPRIGNNVDIGANACIIGDITIGDNVIIGAGAVVVKDIPANSVAVGNPARCLTPTPSQGEGVNVN; encoded by the coding sequence ATGGATTTTTTTACGTATTTGTTTTGCGACTGGAAAGCTAACCGTGGTAACCCCAAGGGAAAACTGGTGATGCTGATGTTTCGGTTGGTGCAATATGTGAACCGTTATCTTTTATTGAAGATCATTTTTATCCCATACCTTATCTGGTACCGTTTTTTTGTGGAATGGGTGCTGTGTATTGAATTGCCCCGTAAACTAACTATAGGCAAAGGGCTGGCATTATATCACGGACAAGCGCTGGTAGTTAATTTAAGAACGATTATAGGCGAGAATTGCACGCTGCGTAACGGCATTACCATAGGCCACAAAAAACTGGCCGACGGCACCCTAAGCGGCAGCCCACGCATTGGTAACAATGTAGATATAGGGGCCAATGCCTGTATTATTGGCGATATAACCATTGGCGATAATGTAATAATAGGCGCCGGGGCGGTAGTGGTGAAAGATATACCGGCAAATAGTGTGGCGGTAGGTAACCCGGCAAGGTGCCTCACCCCAACCCCCTCCCAAGGAGAGGGAGTTAATGTGAATTAA